Within Astyanax mexicanus isolate ESR-SI-001 chromosome 2, AstMex3_surface, whole genome shotgun sequence, the genomic segment GGATTCAAATAGTCAATTACACTCTCTGTCCGCTGAAGCTCAAGAGTAGGCATTATAACCTGAGAGGGGGACTGGTTTTAACCCGACATAAGTAGCCAGCTTTAGGTGATTGGCTTTTGTATACTGCTGAGCCGAGAGCATTTGATCTAATGACGTGTGTGTTAATATAGAGCTGAGTCTTTGTGTGGGCTgtgtgagtgtaagagagagacaaagtTTTCAGTGTTGACCCCAGTGTTGCTGTACTCAGTGGGAACCCGTTGCACTGAACTAAGCTGAAGGTCTTTTATAAGGAGGACAATGCCAATTCCTCTACAGCTGGCCAACACTATCAAAGGAAGAGGGAGTCCCGGGATTACACATTTAACAAGGCCTTTGTAGGGCCTAATTGCATGTGAATGTGGGGACAGTGGGGGCTGGTAATCCAACCACACTCATACCTACAACAAGAATGTCACCAAACATGCACTATGGAGAATAGCTGGGGCCCGAATAGGTGCACACATTACTGCTAcaagttttgaaaaaaatatgACGTAGACATTGCCACAATACAAAAGAGAGCTAGGCCCATCTGCAAATGTTTTAAAGACAATACAGCTCaggttttttttatctcaaactGTCGTTTCACTTCCAGTGTTAATAGTGGCACAATTTTGTCACATTTTACCTTAGAAATAAGGTTTTAAAAGTGTATTCTGTTATATCTTAAGACAGCATGGCTACACTTATGAATGAAGCGATTGACAGTTTTGGCTGGAAGCCTCTGTCTGCAGGAACTGGAGTACCTGATTTGTAGTGGAACTCAGACAAACTGAAATGTTGAAACCTTACACTTACCAGAAAAAAACTGGGCATTCAagggaaaaatatttttttatatattgattcTGGGGAGCTGGAACAATGTATTATTCCGCATGATGTGTGTCAAATTTAAGATAAATTCACACTGAATAAGAAAACTTGGTATGAATGACTCAGATTGAAGTGGCTATTCAATTTCAAAACATGATGATAGCCAATTTCAAGTTGTCCATTATGTTACAGGCTATATGCTACACCACTGTGTAGTTTTCACAGAATTGTTTCTTCATAATAAAACATATGTAGCATTTTACAGAAGACTGTAAAAATGCTTGAaaggttattttttttgtaaaaagtacAGTTCATTTGGGTGGGGTTTCTTTTTtaccagtttaaaaaaataatctgtctTTGCAAATATAGAATATTTTCCAATATTTCCAGTTAAGATACTAGTTTTTTATTAAGCTGACAGCATTAtatctttatattatttataactgtatatatatatatatatatatatatatatatatatatatatatatatatatatatatatatatatatataaaactacagCAAGTTACAGCAAGATGACACATAGTTGAATGTACAGAAAAGGGCAGCCAGTTTTTAAGTTTAACAGACATATGCTAGTTGTCAGATACCTCAACTTGCTAAGTGGTAAGCAATTAGTCTGCGCCTGCAAACATGCAGTAATTATTGTTAAATGTTAAAGGTggtgttaaatgtgttattttcttCAGTTTATTTAAGTAGAGAGTGTATTAATAAACTTGAGCTTTGCTTTAATTGGGTCCCTGCCACCATGATACTGTAATGCTGCATAATGCTCCACTGCACTAGGAGAGAGAAACCTTAGAAAGGTGTACCTTAGCTAGTAAGCAAATCTTGATCAAAAtaaacaatttgtttattaacttGAAGATTTTCTTTTCATTTGGAAACATTAATTGATGTAGAACATTGGTTTGGTGTAGGACTAAACTTACTAAATATACGTTTGTGTGTGTCCCAAGGAATTTTGCTAGCTTGTTACCTACAaatatgttttgtatgttttagaCAACACTGTTATTGTTTTACACAATATAAAaggtttacaaaataaaagtaactatgtactTAATAatggtttaaagtgtttaatataatacaaaacaaaaacagtgtcttctttttttctttttaataatatatCATTGACCATTTGCTGTgtaatttacagtgttaaaaagaaCGCAGTAATTGAAATCTAATATTTGCTGTGATAAGAATATAGCAGCCTGTTACTTTGATATTAATTAGAGgactttataattattttaacaaaaatacagtataatataggtACTGTATGCATACTGTAACATTAGTTCACTGTATTTTTAAAGTATAAATCTACAGAAACAGCCTACTTATCTTACGAATGTTGTTTGCCACAGACTTGAACAACCCCAGGTATTTGTTGCCTTTAAGAAAAGAATGGAAACTTAAGCAGCTTTAGCTCCATTTCCATAGAACATAAGGAGGTTGAACCACATTGTCTCGTTTCTAGTCACTATCATAATATGCTATTATAGACTTATATCATGGGCACCTAACAAACGCTTTACCTAATTACTCCATAAGAAATTTAAGCACTAAGGAATTACTGTTGATTAAACTGTTAAATCATTTCATCACTTATAGTGtatatgttattatttattttaaaaaatctgaagaggcaatgtttttttaaatacttttaaaaaagtgaaatttgTATGATATAATGAAATCATGCAACTGAACAGCATGGAGTTTTCATATGATTTCTTATATTAAGCTAATATGTTTTCAGCCTCTGCCTAAGCATGAACGGCTTGTAATTATAACAATTAAAGCTTAATTACCATAAATGTTCGATTAAATGTTGGCCTTGAGCAGTTTATTATGTGGCTTGTCTCTTAATTTGTCCTTTGTTGGACAGGTCATGAAAAATAGCCTGTAGCCTTATAGTTAGAtagatgtagtgtgtgtgttggggggagggggggatgtAGGCTTTTGGAAGTTTCTTAACAGTATAAAAAAGCTGAAGGACCTGCACTAACAACAGACGGGGCTGATGTAAAGGAAGCCACACTTTACCTCAGCACTTTGACTTTGTTCGCCCTCTGCTTTCTCCAGCTATTGTCCCGCAGTCAGCCGTTAAAATGGGAATTTGGCGGGAAGAGAAGAGGCTCGCGCAGCTGTGACGTGGGCGGCGTCTTCTCGTTCACATCTCACCATAGCAACGGACAGAGGCGCAAGAAACACGCCTGGCcgtgttttttattattgatggtggcattttattgtatatatattcaaattcaaatttataGCGACAAATTTGCTGTGTTTCTGTATTTAtagatacacagtatttatttatttatttatttatttatttatttatttatttatttattttaaagacatgaaaacgagtttgtcctccacaatccccagacctaaacccaactgagatggtaagCGTGAAGGAatagcagcaactattgtttagcaactccaggaacttcttcaagatgctgagaaaaccatTCCAGATTTCTCTTAACTCATTAAgtcactgagaaaataccaagagtgttcagatcttTCCTCAAAGCTAAAGGtagtacttagaagaatctaaagtataaaacatattctggtttgtttaacacgttttgtttataaataattcCGCATTTGTTGCTGTACAGCTTTAATGACTTcaataataaatcataaaaagagagaaaatacattgaaagagaagaggtgtgtccaaacttttgactcgtACTGTATAATTATCCATAATCATCATAACATCAACAATACGCCaccattaaatacaataaataaatatttttgttatttaaacgGCTTAATAATCTTAGCATGACAATAGTGATGGAATTATTTAATTCTGAAATTTTAATTCTTATTTAATTCGCAAAATgtattacaattatgatttatGAACAAAGAAACTCTCGTGCGGCCTAACCCTCCTGTCATGTAAGAAACACCAATAATGTCCCCAGCTCAAATTAATACGACTTGTTTAACAAtccaaaaatagttttaaaataatattttctttataaACATTTCTAGCTAAACGAATATAATTATAATCAGTGGAAATCATGGcgtaaatcacaaaaaaatggaAACAGTTGCCTCAGTTTTGACCTAAAGTCAAAACTGACTTTACTCCTGGGTCAAAGGAACCAGAACAACGTGTAGTAACAACAATTTGTAGTAAACACATATATCAAGATGCTGTAATGTAAAGGTGattttaaacatataaacacagTAGCTCATTTACCTTTTCTATGATCATTACACTAATTTACCCCAGGATATATGTTTTGGCTCCaaatataatatacttttttaatgtatttttaagatttaaaataagTCAACCTGACCCGAATCATAACAGGAGGATTAAACACACTCTACCAGTGTGTCAGCGTGTCAGTCCGGCGCAAAACTTCCTCTCATTGTTCTGCCCTCTCTGATCACCCGCCGACCAATCAACGCGCCGCTGTCAAGGGTAACGGCGTCTGTCAGCCCCATCCGGCCAATAGTAGCGCAGCGCGAGGCGGACCAGAGGGGCGCGCGCCTCGGCGTTCTCCTGCTCGGCGCTGGGGAGCCGCCTGTGGCACAAAAGTGAAAAGTGAGTAAGGGGCGCTTCTGCTGCCCCCCCACCAACAGCAACCTCTTCAAAACCAGCACCACCGTCGGCTCTCGCGAACCTCCTGCTCTCAGCTATGGCGGCCACGGCGTCCGACCACTACGGCGTCCTCACGAGCAGCGTCTCCGTCGCGCCCTCGGAGACGGTGAGCGCGCAGCAGGCGCCGTCCTACGGGGACGCGGCGCAGAGCCTACTGCTCCAGAGCGAGTACGCCACACTGCAGAACAGCACCAACGCGCTCGGACACGCGCACCAGTGGCTCGCGGCGCTTTCACATCACGGAGAAGGGTCGCCGTGGTCATCGAGCCCGCTCGGCGAGCAGGACATTAAGCCTGCGTTGCAAGGGGACGCGGACGAGCTCCGGCACTCGCCCGctttgcagcagcagcaacagcagcagcaggcgcGAGCTGCTCAATTGGTACATCCGCACGAGGGCGCGCATCACCACCAGGTGGCGGCGGCTTGGAGGGCGACGGGCGCCGCGCACATGGCCGCGGGCATGACTGCGTCCAACCGACAGGGCATGATGTACTCGCAGCCCGGCTACGGCGCTCTGACAGCGGACGACGAGCACGGCGCGCACCGGCACGCCCTGAGCGGGGACGCGCGCGACGAGGACGAGCACGGTCTTTCGCACGGACTGCGCCACGGTCACGAGCACTCGGACGACGACGTGCCCACGTCCGACGACCTAGAGCACTTCGCCAAACAGTTCAAGCAGCGGCGCATTAAGCTGGGCTTCACGCAGGCAGATGTGGGCCTGGCGCTGGGCACGCTCTACGGTAACGTGTTCTCGCAGACTACCATCTGCAGGTTCGAGGCGCTGCAGCTCAGCTTCAAGAACATGTGCAAGCTAAAGCCGCTGCTGAACAAGTGGCTGGAGGAGGCGGACTCGACCTCGGGCAGCCCAACCAGCCTAGACAAGATCGCGGCGCAGGGCAGGAAGAGGAAAAAGCGCACGTCAATCGAGGTGGCCGTCAAAGGGGCGCTCGAGAGCCACTTCCTCAAGTGCCCGAAGCCCGGGGCGTCCGAAATCAACTCCCTGGCGGACAGCCTGCAGCTGGACAAGGAGGTGGTCCGAGTGTGGTTTTGCAACAGGCGGCAGAAGGAGAAGCGGATGACACCGCAGTCTGGAGCACTTGCTGAGGATAAGGACTCCTACGGCGACACCCCGCCGCACCACGACGACCGGACGCCGGTGCCGTGACTTTCGAGAGACATGAGGGGGTCCGACGCGAACGAGACCGAGTGTTATTTGTTCTGTTAGCGGCGGAGGGAAacagaaaagaaaggagaaaacaAAAACGAGAGGGGTCCCAAATGACACCCGTGAGGGATGCCAGAGTTTTGTTACTAAACAGTGCCAGAGGATTGTGGCGCCGTCGCTTCAAGGAAACGCTGCAGGTGCGAGTTCTTGGAAGCTAACAAACAAAATACTTCATTGAAGAAGGTGAAGCACCAGGAGGCGCGACACAGCTCAGCTGAAGCGAAATGTTGGGGAGAGATCGGCCAGCACGCCATTTTCCGCGTCATGGCCGTAAAAAGTGTTAGTACTGATGCAGGGTCTGCCATTGCATTTTACCCCCagctgatattattattattattattattattattattcgttaATGttgaattattattgttatatacaATCTATTCAACTTCTGACTGTGTTTCATTCGACAGAATGTTTGCACATCAGTACTGTAGCTTGCTCTGCAGTTTCTCACATTTTATCTTAACAATGGCAGTCTAGTGCTGGTGGTCTGCGCTGTCTGCCCACCGAGTCCAGTCTCATGCAGATCACGGACTCGGCCTGCTCTACAAACTAGAAACCTCTCAAAACCTCTTTTGATGTGCAGCAATTTTACACACTGCAGTGAGCGTTCAGATCAACACGCCAAAGCCACTGAGCAgcaacacagacatacacatcTGCAGAGGAGATGCGAGGGACAGACGCGGCAGGATAATATTTAAAGTCAGTGTCAGGTTTGGACAGCAGGTTTATTACTGTTTCAAATTATTGCTCGCCAACCAACAGATCTAGGCAATTCATGAAAGTCATCTGTTGCCACGATTTAAAACATTGTTGGTTCTGATTGTTTTACCAACCAGATTCTGACCTTTCTATTTGTAAACgaaattttaaaaagtgttcttCCACTAATGTaggatataataaataattactacAGGTACTTAAGTAATATACTAAAagataacataataataacaagctataataataaaaataataataataataataataataataataataataataataataataacaataattacattaataattattattataataatataataatatcaccagaacagcagcagcaacaacaacaacaacaacaacaacaataataataataataataataataataataataataacttttgaGCAGGTGTTATTGCCTTATGATTTGAAATGTTCTGCTTATAATAATACGGGCAGTACCATCTCAGTGTAAAGAtctatgtttgtttgtgttttgtatgtctttctctttctcaaccTGAACTGTTGATTGGACCGTTGCTGTGAGCCTGTCTGCCTTGTCTTTAGCTTTTGAAGGGGAACTGtccagcagcagctgtgtggttAGTGGACTGCTTACATACGATCACAAACACTGCTGATGTGAGAGACACTGGGCAGTGTTTTTCAGCGGATAAGAGTTTAGCTTGTTCTCCTCATCCTGGTGCCAAAGCACAAAATCCACTGTTGCTCCAGATCCCGTTCAGAAGAGCAGCGGACACACAGACGTCTGACTTGCTAttttaaaaatatcatttttgttGTCATTAAAATGAACACTTGCCTTTTTACAACAGACACTCCGTTTATGAGCGAGTGTGTTTTGTAAGCCTTTTCCTTGCAGCTCGACTGTAGAGTAAAACCGAGCAGGGCTGAATTCCCTCATTGTTCTCTTTGCTCGGTGGAAACGAGGCGGAGGGTTCATTCATTTGACTGCGGTAAAACAAAGCTAGGATAACCTGCATCAGTATGTGCTACGAGATCAAAAGATTGCTGCATTGGGTCAtcattactgcttcattactgcgGATTCTGCTCTTATCAGCCTTCTTACATGACCCTGAAATGACCTAAAACATTGCTAGTCTAGAAAGCAGTGCTTTAACCACTGTGTTTATTATCGGTCTACAGCCTCTGTATACTTTCCCAAAACTGATAACTCACTGATATTCGAGACATAGCCTAACTAAGAAATCTATAAGACTCTGTCTTCCTTTAGAACCGGACTGCTTTTAAATCATGACTTTCAAAATGGCCTAGCCTCAGATCTGTTTCTTTTGATAGAGCTGAGGAATAATCAGTAAATGTTCAGGTAAACCCAGTTCACTGTGGTATTCAGACAGATCTTGTCTGAGCAGTTCGAatttttgtttgaatttttttctCAGTATCTGAGTGACAGTGATGTAATTCAGGGTTTTTGCGTTAATctttaaagagtaactacacaGAATGTGTTGATTCCAAAACCCATATTTATAGCAGACAGAACTTTTAGAATGTGCAgatcagaaacaaaaacaaagaacaataAGCATTCCCTGTGTAATCTTTGGGATCATGTCTAAACTTCTGAATACAGGATAGTTTTTCTAATGTCATTATCACAATCAACAtcaacagtataataataataataataataataataataataataataataataataataatacaatagtattattattattatcattataaaaaataaaataataataacaaaatattattattattattattattataaaaaataaaataataacattacattacacagttatattactgtaatatatataacACCACAAACATAATTTAAAAGTTAACGTCAAACATTAAATTGTTTGAAT encodes:
- the pou3f2a gene encoding POU domain, class 3, transcription factor 2a, giving the protein MAATASDHYGVLTSSVSVAPSETVSAQQAPSYGDAAQSLLLQSEYATLQNSTNALGHAHQWLAALSHHGEGSPWSSSPLGEQDIKPALQGDADELRHSPALQQQQQQQQARAAQLVHPHEGAHHHQVAAAWRATGAAHMAAGMTASNRQGMMYSQPGYGALTADDEHGAHRHALSGDARDEDEHGLSHGLRHGHEHSDDDVPTSDDLEHFAKQFKQRRIKLGFTQADVGLALGTLYGNVFSQTTICRFEALQLSFKNMCKLKPLLNKWLEEADSTSGSPTSLDKIAAQGRKRKKRTSIEVAVKGALESHFLKCPKPGASEINSLADSLQLDKEVVRVWFCNRRQKEKRMTPQSGALAEDKDSYGDTPPHHDDRTPVP